One stretch of Emys orbicularis isolate rEmyOrb1 chromosome 7, rEmyOrb1.hap1, whole genome shotgun sequence DNA includes these proteins:
- the FBXL15 gene encoding F-box/LRR-repeat protein 15, translated as MEPPGETRPCPRGHLLDLPWEDILVPHILCHLPLRQLLSLQRVSKSFQTLIQLYLANMRCFDSSQVGPHLPKAAFCNLLKDNEVLQQLALQNCSDWLTDKELLPVIGQNHHLQEIQLSSCLQLSRHALVAISLSCPHVRGLSLAHCEWVDSLSLRSLADHCKGLESLDLTACRQLKDEAICYLAQKCSRLKSLSLAVNANVGDTAVEEIAKCCPELEHLDLTGCLRVKNESIRVLAEYCTKLRSLKVKHCHKVAESSLSVLRGRGVELDVELPLQRALVLLQDGVGFAPFINLQI; from the exons ATGGAGCCACCAGGGGAGACTCGGCCCTGCCCCAG GGGCCACCTCCtggacctgccctgggaggacaTCCTGGTGCCACACATTCTCTGCCATCTGCCGCTGCGACAGCTCCTGAGCCTGCAGAGGGTCAGCAAGTCATTCCAGACTCTCATCCAGCTGTACCTGGCCAACATGCGCTGCTTTGACTCTAGCCAG GTTGGCCCTCACCTCCCCAAAGCTGCTTTCTGTAACCTTCTGAAAGACAATGAAGTCCTGCAACAGTTGGCGCTCCAGAACTGCTCTGATTGGCTGACTGACAAGGAGCTGCTTCCTGTGATTGGCCAGAACCACCACCTGCAGGAGATCCAGCTGAGCAGCTGCCTGCAGCTGAGCCGGCATGCCCTGGTGGCCATCTCGCTGAGCTGCCCCCACGTGCGCGGTCTCTCCCTGGCTCACTGCGAGTGGGtggacagcctctctctgcgcagCCTGGCTGACCACTGCAAGGGACTTGAGTCCCTGGACCTGACGGCCTGTCGCCAGCTGAAGGATGAAGCCATCTGCTACCTGGCACAGAAGTGCAGCAGGCTGAAgtccctctctctggctgtcaaTGCCAATGTGGGCGACACAGCAGTGGAGGAGATTGCCAAGTGCTGCCCTGAGCTGGAGCACCTGGACCTCACCGGGTGTCTGCGGGTCAAGAACGAGTCCATTAG GGTCCTGGCCGAGTACTGCACCAAGCTGCGCTCGCTGAAGGTGAAACACTGTCACAAGGTGGCCGAGTCCAGCCTGAGCGTCCTCCGTGGCCGTGGGGTGGAGCTGGATGTGGAGCTGCCGCTGCAGAGGGCCCTTGTTCTCCTGCAGGACGGGGTTGGATTCGCCCCCTTCATTAACCTTCAGATCTAG
- the CUEDC2 gene encoding CUE domain-containing protein 2, with amino-acid sequence MDLERIIRDSLMCFIQSHIPDADLSGMDEVVFSYIASVLEELGSPESSEENFDMDTFVEMMEAYIPGFAEINSRNICEMMFALSERLSEARNKGKVCQKAVESVSRAPAEELNQSDEQGAGASDERRLHIPAEGAVAQGAEGDLKDGVELLLEMFPACTLSQAQKALAMVLGNLEEAVQLLVEEKVEPGPVGANVKETARPRRAPKQEDLKRFILQKYMMVDSEEDQKTHRPVPPKEAPKKLIRYIDNQVVSTKGEKYKDIKKPESEEMKRTYISLKPAKKYKFH; translated from the exons ATGGATCTTGAAAGAATCATTCGAGACTCTCTGATGTGCTTCATCCAGTCCCACATTCCTGATGCCGATCTCAG TGGGATGGATGAAGTCGTCTTCTCCTATATCGCTAGTGTTCTGGAAGAACTAGGCTCACCAGAGTCGTCCGAGGAGAACTTTGATATGGACACCTTTGTGGAAATGATGGAGGCGTATATCCCTGGCTTTGCAGAAATCAACAG CAGGAACATTTGTGAAATGATGTTTGCCCTCTCGGAAAGGCTCAGCGAAGCTCGCAACAAAG GAAAGGTTTGCCAAAAGGCTGTGGAGAGTGTGAGCAGAGCCCCCGCTGAAGAGCTGAACCAGAGCgatgagcagggggcaggagcttcTGATGAGAGGAGGCTGCATAtaccagcagagggagctgtaGCTCAG GGAGCAGAAGGTGACCTGAAGGATGGGGTGGAGCTGCTCCTGGAGATGTTcccagcctgcaccctcagccaggcTCAGAAGGCACTGGCCATGGTGCTGGGAAACCTGGAAGAGGCGGTGCAGTTactggtggaggagaaggtggAACCTGGCCCAGTGGGCGCTAATGTGAAG GAGACAGCAAGGCCCCGCCGAGCACCCAAACAAGAGGACCTCAAACGATTTATCTTACAGAA ATACATGATGGTGGACAGCGAGGAGGACCAGAAAACACACAGGCCGGTGCCACCAAAGGAG GCTCCCAAGAAACTGATCCGCTACATTGACAACCAGGTGGTGAgtacaaagggagaaaagtacAAAGACATTAAGAAGCCAGAGAGTGAGGAGATGAAGAGAACTTACATCAGCCTCAAGCCAGCCAAGAAATACAAATTCCACTGA